The Actinomyces viscosus genome segment TCCTCGAAGGTGGCCGTGGCCTCGTCGGCGAGCTGGTAGGTCGATCGGCCCGCCGCGCCGTTGGAGGTGCGGTAGAAGTCCGCCTCGGTGGCGATGACACCGGCGGGCTTCTGGCTCGTGGCCGCCCAGTCCAGGTAGGCCAGCGGCTCGCCGTTGCGGGCGGGCCGCTCGAGGTAGGGGAAGTCGGCACGGATCGCGGCGACCTCCTGGGCACTGAGCGCGGTGGCCGAGGCCGCCCCGGTGGACGGCGCCGTGGACTGGGTCATGTGGTGCCTTTCCGATTCGATGCGATCTGTGCCGGGTATGCCCGCCGAGGGTTGGGCGCTGAGGTCACGAGGAACCTTAGTACCCCTGTGCGCCGGGACCGACGACGACGCCTCATGCGCGGCGCGCTGCCGTCGGCTCCGGCGCGGGTTCCGCCGGTCAGGCGAGGAAGCGGTCGTATCCCTCTTCCTCCAGGCGGTCGGCCAGGTCGGGGCCGCCGGCCTCGGCCACGCGCCCGTCGACGAAGACGTGGACGTAGTCGGGCTTGATGTAGCGCAGGATGCGCGTGTAGTGGGTGATGAGCAGGAAACCGGCGTCGGACTGGTCGTGGAGGCGGTTGACGCCCTCGGAGACGATGCGCAGGGCGTCGACGTCCAGACCGGAGTCGGTCTCGTCCAGGACGGCGAAGCGGGGACGCAGCAGCTCCATCTGAAGGATCTCGAAGCGCTTCTTCTCACCGCCGGAGAAGCCGGCGTTGACGTCACGCTGGGAGAAGGCGGGGTCCATGCGCAGGTTCTTCATGGCCTGGTTGACCTCGCCGACCCACTGGCGCACCTTGGGGGCCTCGCCGTCGATCGCGGTCTTGGCGGTGCGCAGGAAGTTGGCCACGGTGACGCCGGGGACCTCGACGGGGTACTGCATGGCCAGGAAGAGGCCGGCGCGGGCCCTCTCGTCCACGCTCATCTCTAGCAGGTCGACGCCGTCGAGGAGGACCTCGCCCTCGGTGACCTCGTAGTCGGGGTGGCCGGCGATGGAGTAGGCCAGGGTGGACTTGCCCGAGCCGTTGGGGCCCATGATGGCGTGGACCTCGTTGGAGTCAATGGTCAGGTCGACGCCCTTGAGGATGGGCTTGGGGCCGTCATTGGTGGCCACCTGGACGTGGAGGTTCTTGATCTGCAGAGTACTCATGCGACGTTTCTTTCAGCTGGATTCTGGTCTGGTAACGGGTGATGGGACCGCTGTACGGGTCCGACCTGTCACTCGGCCGCCGGTGCGGCGTCGGAGTCCTGGTCGTTGCGGGCCTCGATGAGGCCGGTGAGCTCGAGCTCCTTCTCGATGGCGGCCATGAGCCGCTCCTCGACCTCACCGACGCCGATCTCGGCGACGATCTCGTTGAAGAAGCCCAGGACCACCAGGCGACGGGCCTCAGCCTCGGGGATACCGCGGGCGCGCAGGTAGAACAGCTGCAAGTCGTCGAAGCGGCCGGTGGCGCTGGCGTGGCCCGCACCCTCGATGTTGCCGTTCTCGATCTCCAGGTTCGGCACGGAGTCGGCCTTGGCGCCCTCGGTCAGGACCAAGTTGCGGTTGAGCTCGTAGGTGTCGGTGCCGCGGGCGGCCTGGCCGATGAGGCAGTCACCCACCCACACGGCGTGCGCTCCCTCGCCCTGCAGGGCGCCCTTGTAGGTGACGCGGGAGTAGCAGTGGGGCTCGGTGTGGGCCACGTAGGGGCGGTGCTCCTGGTGCTGGCCGGCGTCGGTTAAGTAGACGCCGTAGGCGTCGATGTGCCCGCCCTCGCCGGAGAAGCCCAGATCGGGGCAGATGCGCACGTCCCCGCCGAGGCTGACGACGACGTGCTTGAGAACGCCCCGGCCAGTAACCCTCACCCGGTGGTTGGAGGCGTGGACGGCGTCGTCCTCCCAGCCCTGGACGGTCACCAGGGTGAGCTCGGCGCCGTCGGCGACCGTCACCTCGACGCCCTGCGTCAGGGCCGCGGTGCCGGTGTGGTCGAGCAGAACGGTTCCCCTCGCACCGGGCTCGGCGGCGACGAGGATGTGCTGGGCGGTGGGGCGGGCGAGCTCCGGGTCCTGGCCGACGACGGTCAGCCGGGCGGCCCGCTCCAGCTGGGCGCCTGCCTCAAGGGTCAGCACGGTGGCGGTGTCAGTGCCGTTCCAGGCGGTGACCCCGGTGCGGTCGACCGGAGCGCCCACGGTCCCGATGCGGGCGTCGCTGCGCGCGACGGTCTCGAGGCGGGCGCCGTCGGGAAGGTCGGCCTCCAGACGGACGGCACCGGTATCGGCAGCGGCCTCGCCGGCGGCCGTGGCCGCGCGAACGGCGTCGAGGTCGAACAACGGGGCGAAGCGCTTCATGGGCGTGAAGCGCCACTCCTCCTCACGTCCGCGCGGCACCGGGATGTCGGCGGGGTCGAAGGAGGTGGGGCGGTCGGCGCGCGAGGAGACGTAGCGCGGCCCGCCGTGGGAGTGGGCACCCTCGAGCGTGGCGCTCGAGTGGTCGGTGGAGAGTTCAGGCATGTGGAGGTGCTCCTTGGCCGGCATCCGGCCGGCGTGATCAGGTGTGGTTCGAAGGCTGAATGAGCTGGGCGGGCTGAGTGAGACGGTCCGGCGCGGCGGTCTCAGCCCACCGAGTTCTCCATCTGCAGCTCGATGAGCCGGTTGAGCTCGAGGGCGTACTCCATGGGCAGCTCGCGGGCGATGGGCTCGACGAAGCCGCGCACGATCGTGGCCATGGCCTCGGTCTCGGTCAGGCCGCGCTGCATGAGGTAGAAGAGCTGGTCGGCGCTCACCTTGGAGACGGTGGCCTCGTGACCCATCTCGACGTCGTCGGTGCGCACGTCGACGTAGGGGTAGGTGTCCGAGCGGGAGATCTCGTCGACCAGGAGGGCGTCGCACAGCACGTTGGACTTGGAGTGACGGGCGTTCTTCATGATCTGCACCAGACCGCGGTAGGCGCTGCGCCCACCGTGGCGGGCGATCGACTTGGAGACGATGTGGCTGGAGGTGTAGGGCGCCATGTGGACCATCTTGGCGCCGGTGTCCTGGTGCTGGTCCGCGCCGGCGAAGGCGATGGACAGGGCCTCACCACGGGCGTGGGGCCCCATGAGGAAGACGGCCGGGTACTTCATGTTCCGCTTGGAACCGATGTTGCCGTCAACCCACTCCATGGTGGCGCCCTCCTCGCAGGTAGCGCGCTGGGTCACCAGGTTGTAGACGTTGTTGGACCAGTTCTGGATGGTCGTGTAGCGCACGCGGGCGTTCTTCTTGACCACGATCTCCACGATCGCCGAGTGCAGGGAGTCGGTGGAGTAGATGGGCGCGGTGCAGCCCTCGACGTAGTGGACGTAGGAGTCCTCGTCGGCGATGATGAGCGTGCGCTCGAACTGGCCCATGTTCTCGGTGTTGATGCGGAAGTAGGCCTGGAGCGGGATCTCGACGTGGACGCCCTTGGGGACGTAGATAAAGGAGCCTCCGGACCACACGGCCGTGTTGAGGGCGGCGAACTTGTTGTCGCCTGCGGGGATGACGGTCCCGAAGTACTCCTTGACCAGCTCGGGGTACTCGCGCACGGCGGTGTCGGTGTCGACGAAGATGACCCCCTGCTCCTCCAGGTCGCCGCGGATCTGGTGGTAGACGACCTCCGACTCGTACTGGGCGGCCACGCCCGCCACCAGGCGCTCGCGCTCGGCCTCGGGGATACCGATGCGGTCGTAGGTGTTCTTGATGTCCTCGGGCAGGTCGTCCCAGGAGTTAGCCGGGCGGTCTGTGGAGCGCACGTAGTACTTGACGGCGTCCATGTCGAGCTGAGACAGGTCCACGCCCCACGTGGGCATGGGCTTGCGCTCGAAGGTGGAGTAGGCCTTGAGACGCTTGGCGAGCATCCACTCGGGTTCGCCCTTGATGGCGGAGATCTCACGGACCACCTGCTCATCGAGGCCTCGTTTGGCCTTCTCACCGGCTTCGTCGGAGTCGTGCCAGCCGAAGTCGTAGCTCGTTGAGATCGAGTCGATGATCTCGTCGTCGGTGCTACGCACAGTCTCGGTTGTTGGCAGTGTCATCGGGTTCCTTCCATTCGCTTGGTCTCAAGGCCTCGCGTCTTAGCAGCCGCCCGGACAGCGCGCTTGCGCAGCGCGGGCATGGCGATCGGAATGTGAGTGGTACAGACGTGCTCGCCTCCGGCCAGGGTGGCCAGGCGCTGGACGGGAACGCCCACGAGGCGGGAGATCGCCTGCGTCTCGGCATCGCACAGCTCGTGGAACTCTCCGGCGACGTCCCGCACCGGGCAGTTGCCCTGGCACAGCTGGACGGCGAAGGACCCGTCTCCGACGTCGCGCACCGAGGCCGCGTACCCGTCGAGGGTGAGGGCGTCGGCCAGGGCACGGGCCCGTTCCGAGGGGTCCTTGCCGGCCGATTCGACGACGGCGGCATAGCGACGCTCCAGGTCCCGCCCCCGGGCGGCGGCGAAGGAGTCGACCGCCTTGTCCCCGGCGACCTGGGACAGGTAGTGCAGGGCGCGGTTGGCCAGGTCGGAGTAACCCTCCGCGAAGGAGGT includes the following:
- a CDS encoding SufB/SufD family protein; protein product: MPELSTDHSSATLEGAHSHGGPRYVSSRADRPTSFDPADIPVPRGREEEWRFTPMKRFAPLFDLDAVRAATAAGEAAADTGAVRLEADLPDGARLETVARSDARIGTVGAPVDRTGVTAWNGTDTATVLTLEAGAQLERAARLTVVGQDPELARPTAQHILVAAEPGARGTVLLDHTGTAALTQGVEVTVADGAELTLVTVQGWEDDAVHASNHRVRVTGRGVLKHVVVSLGGDVRICPDLGFSGEGGHIDAYGVYLTDAGQHQEHRPYVAHTEPHCYSRVTYKGALQGEGAHAVWVGDCLIGQAARGTDTYELNRNLVLTEGAKADSVPNLEIENGNIEGAGHASATGRFDDLQLFYLRARGIPEAEARRLVVLGFFNEIVAEIGVGEVEERLMAAIEKELELTGLIEARNDQDSDAAPAAE
- the sufB gene encoding Fe-S cluster assembly protein SufB; the protein is MTLPTTETVRSTDDEIIDSISTSYDFGWHDSDEAGEKAKRGLDEQVVREISAIKGEPEWMLAKRLKAYSTFERKPMPTWGVDLSQLDMDAVKYYVRSTDRPANSWDDLPEDIKNTYDRIGIPEAERERLVAGVAAQYESEVVYHQIRGDLEEQGVIFVDTDTAVREYPELVKEYFGTVIPAGDNKFAALNTAVWSGGSFIYVPKGVHVEIPLQAYFRINTENMGQFERTLIIADEDSYVHYVEGCTAPIYSTDSLHSAIVEIVVKKNARVRYTTIQNWSNNVYNLVTQRATCEEGATMEWVDGNIGSKRNMKYPAVFLMGPHARGEALSIAFAGADQHQDTGAKMVHMAPYTSSHIVSKSIARHGGRSAYRGLVQIMKNARHSKSNVLCDALLVDEISRSDTYPYVDVRTDDVEMGHEATVSKVSADQLFYLMQRGLTETEAMATIVRGFVEPIARELPMEYALELNRLIELQMENSVG
- a CDS encoding helix-turn-helix transcriptional regulator; translation: MAQSDEDSTRARVLDLIAEKGPVSAAQLAKVLSLTPAAVRRHITALEDAEQIEVHTPALTGKRGRGRPARHYVLTPKARTSFAEGYSDLANRALHYLSQVAGDKAVDSFAAARGRDLERRYAAVVESAGKDPSERARALADALTLDGYAASVRDVGDGSFAVQLCQGNCPVRDVAGEFHELCDAETQAISRLVGVPVQRLATLAGGEHVCTTHIPIAMPALRKRAVRAAAKTRGLETKRMEGTR
- the sufC gene encoding Fe-S cluster assembly ATPase SufC yields the protein MSTLQIKNLHVQVATNDGPKPILKGVDLTIDSNEVHAIMGPNGSGKSTLAYSIAGHPDYEVTEGEVLLDGVDLLEMSVDERARAGLFLAMQYPVEVPGVTVANFLRTAKTAIDGEAPKVRQWVGEVNQAMKNLRMDPAFSQRDVNAGFSGGEKKRFEILQMELLRPRFAVLDETDSGLDVDALRIVSEGVNRLHDQSDAGFLLITHYTRILRYIKPDYVHVFVDGRVAEAGGPDLADRLEEEGYDRFLA